The Thalassotalea sp. 273M-4 genome includes a region encoding these proteins:
- the asnS gene encoding asparagine--tRNA ligase yields MSVATITDVLKGKIAVGETVSVQGWIRTRRDSKAGISFLAIHDGSCFDPIQAVVPSDLNNYQNEVLKLTTGSSVTVTGSLVESQGKGQSFEIQASAVTVHGFVEDPDTYPMAAKRHSIEFLREQAHLRARTNIGGAVTRVRNCLAQAIHRFFHQKGYYWISTPIITGSDTEGAGEMFRISTLDLENLPRDDKGSIDYKEDFFGKETFLTVSGQLNVETYACALSKVYTFGPTFRAENSNTSRHLAEFWMVEPEIAFADLNDAATLAEEMLRYVFKAVLEERADDMAFFQQRVDKTVIDRLQSVVDSEFVRLDYTDAIDILLNCGKKFENKVSWGVDLNSEHERYLAEEHFKGPVVLQNYPKDIKAFYMRMNDDGKTVAAMDILAPGIGEIIGGSQREERLDVLDARIEEMGLDKEDYSWYRDLRRYGTVPHSGFGLGFERLVAYATGMQNVRDVIPFPRTPKSADF; encoded by the coding sequence ATGTCAGTTGCAACCATTACTGATGTACTAAAAGGAAAAATAGCTGTTGGTGAGACAGTGTCAGTACAGGGGTGGATCCGTACCCGTCGAGATTCCAAAGCAGGAATTTCATTTTTAGCTATTCATGACGGATCATGTTTCGATCCTATCCAAGCGGTAGTGCCAAGTGACCTTAATAATTACCAAAATGAAGTATTAAAACTAACAACAGGTTCTTCTGTAACAGTAACCGGCTCCTTAGTTGAATCTCAAGGTAAAGGTCAGTCTTTTGAAATCCAAGCCAGTGCTGTAACGGTACACGGTTTTGTTGAAGACCCAGACACTTACCCGATGGCAGCTAAACGTCATTCTATTGAGTTTTTACGTGAACAAGCGCATCTACGTGCCCGTACCAACATTGGCGGCGCCGTAACTCGTGTTCGCAACTGTTTGGCGCAAGCGATTCACCGCTTTTTCCACCAAAAAGGCTACTATTGGATCAGCACACCGATTATTACTGGGTCAGATACCGAAGGCGCGGGTGAAATGTTCCGCATCAGTACTCTGGACTTAGAAAACTTACCGCGTGATGATAAAGGGTCAATCGACTACAAAGAAGACTTCTTTGGTAAAGAAACCTTTTTAACCGTTTCAGGCCAATTAAACGTTGAAACATACGCTTGTGCCCTTTCTAAAGTTTATACCTTTGGTCCTACATTTCGCGCAGAGAATTCAAATACTTCACGCCACTTAGCTGAGTTTTGGATGGTTGAACCAGAAATCGCATTTGCTGATTTAAACGATGCTGCCACCCTTGCTGAAGAAATGTTACGTTATGTCTTTAAAGCCGTACTTGAAGAACGTGCTGACGATATGGCGTTTTTCCAACAACGTGTAGATAAAACGGTTATTGACCGTTTACAGTCAGTAGTCGATTCAGAGTTTGTTCGTCTTGACTACACCGATGCAATTGACATCCTTCTTAACTGTGGCAAAAAGTTCGAAAACAAAGTGTCATGGGGTGTTGATTTAAATTCTGAGCACGAGCGTTATTTAGCAGAAGAGCATTTTAAAGGCCCAGTTGTTTTACAAAACTACCCGAAAGACATCAAAGCTTTCTACATGCGTATGAACGATGACGGCAAAACAGTGGCTGCAATGGATATTCTAGCCCCTGGTATTGGTGAGATCATCGGTGGTTCACAACGTGAAGAGCGTTTAGATGTTCTTGATGCTCGTATCGAAGAAATGGGCTTAGACAAAGAAGACTACAGCTGGTATCGCGACTTACGTCGTTACGGTACTGTACCACATTCAGGTTTTGGTTTAGGTTTTGAACGTTTAGTTGCCTACGCTACTGGTATGCAAAACGTACGCGATGTGATCCCATTCCCTCGTACACCAAAATCAGCAGACTTTTAA
- a CDS encoding GNAT family N-acetyltransferase: MTQKIHIRPECDGDINAIEKVIIEAFKNHPHSNQTEHNIVANLRSDNALSVSLVAEINNEVVGHIAFSKVKVNDEFIGWYGLAPVSVLPEYQNQGVGSQLIFSGLDAIRDLNAKGCVLLGEPQYYNRFGFTAFSGLVFNGVPPEYFLSLVLTGDVPNGNVEFNKAFA, from the coding sequence ATGACTCAAAAAATACATATTCGTCCAGAGTGTGATGGTGACATAAATGCTATAGAAAAAGTGATCATTGAAGCTTTTAAAAACCATCCTCACAGTAACCAAACAGAACACAACATAGTCGCTAACTTACGTAGCGATAATGCTCTGTCTGTGTCTTTAGTTGCAGAGATTAATAATGAGGTGGTTGGCCATATCGCTTTTTCTAAGGTCAAGGTAAACGATGAATTTATTGGCTGGTATGGTTTAGCACCGGTTTCAGTTTTGCCAGAATATCAAAACCAAGGTGTGGGTTCACAGCTTATATTTTCAGGTTTAGATGCCATTAGAGACTTAAACGCTAAAGGTTGCGTGCTTCTTGGCGAACCCCAGTACTATAACCGCTTCGGTTTTACAGCGTTTAGTGGCTTAGTGTTTAACGGCGTCCCGCCTGAGTATTTTCTATCATTAGTTTTAACTGGTGACGTGCCAAATGGTAACGTAGAGTTTAATAAGGCTTTTGCTTAA
- a CDS encoding SDR family oxidoreductase, whose translation MKVQKVVVITGGGRGIGAATAKLFAQNGFAVCINYKSNAEAAQALVEEIKVLGGHCISVQADVSKEGDVLQLFETVDRELGTVSVVINNAGILKKQMRLDEMSAERINSILINNVTGYFLCCREAVKRMSTRHGGLGGVIVNVSSGAARTGSPNEYIDYAASKGAIDTLTKGLSLEVAAEGIRVNCVRPGLIYTDMHADGGEPDRIERLKSKVPMQRGGLPDEVAEAIYWLTSNKASFSTGNFLDLAGGL comes from the coding sequence ATGAAGGTTCAAAAAGTAGTTGTAATTACAGGCGGTGGTCGAGGGATTGGTGCTGCGACAGCAAAGCTTTTTGCTCAAAACGGGTTCGCCGTATGCATTAATTACAAATCTAATGCAGAGGCTGCTCAGGCACTTGTCGAAGAAATCAAAGTATTAGGTGGTCATTGTATTTCTGTTCAAGCTGACGTTTCCAAAGAAGGTGATGTTCTGCAACTGTTTGAAACCGTTGACCGCGAGCTTGGTACTGTTTCTGTTGTCATAAACAACGCTGGGATCTTAAAAAAGCAGATGCGCTTAGACGAAATGAGTGCAGAGAGGATTAACTCTATTCTTATAAACAATGTGACTGGTTACTTCTTGTGTTGTCGTGAAGCGGTGAAACGAATGTCAACTCGTCATGGTGGTCTCGGTGGTGTCATAGTTAATGTCTCTTCGGGAGCTGCGCGAACAGGTTCACCGAATGAATACATTGATTATGCTGCGTCAAAAGGTGCAATTGACACGTTAACAAAAGGTCTGTCGTTGGAAGTGGCCGCAGAAGGTATCAGAGTCAATTGTGTTCGCCCAGGATTGATTTATACAGATATGCACGCTGATGGTGGAGAGCCAGATCGTATAGAACGACTCAAAAGTAAAGTTCCGATGCAACGGGGTGGTTTGCCTGATGAAGTTGCCGAGGCTATTTATTGGTTGACGTCTAACAAAGCATCATTTTCTACTGGTAATTTTTTGGATTTAGCCGGTGGTTTGTAA
- a CDS encoding alpha/beta fold hydrolase — protein sequence MLKYFLTLCVISFSSLLLAQEHADEFVEVNEHKIAYVCKGTGELTVVLLAGMGLEVHSTYKNTFRGIEPKNYKVCMYDRAGYGKSAYDNPKVRTMSELVDELEGLSEKLKWQDVILVPHSFGGLVARAFTHKKPEIVKGIVFVDAVHESWYQDLKSSMSSDGWKTMEWIIDWERNHHSFEDFEEASSLSTMYAISADIPVTVMSRGIPHVSIRQTKMSYEDVDAYTNSWNRSQEKLKAITKNTEAVTMKYASHLFDDTDPWIVIEYIEKMVTKVKDQL from the coding sequence ATGTTGAAATATTTTTTAACTTTGTGTGTCATTAGTTTTTCAAGTCTTTTGTTGGCACAAGAACACGCTGATGAATTTGTCGAAGTGAATGAACATAAAATTGCTTATGTTTGCAAAGGAACAGGTGAGTTAACCGTTGTGCTCCTAGCCGGAATGGGATTAGAGGTACATTCTACCTATAAGAATACATTTCGCGGCATCGAACCTAAAAATTATAAAGTGTGTATGTACGACCGTGCTGGCTATGGGAAAAGTGCATACGACAACCCTAAAGTGAGAACAATGTCTGAGTTAGTTGATGAACTAGAAGGGCTCAGCGAAAAATTAAAATGGCAAGACGTTATTCTTGTGCCTCACTCATTCGGTGGATTAGTAGCAAGGGCTTTCACGCATAAAAAACCTGAAATAGTCAAAGGCATTGTTTTTGTTGATGCCGTACATGAAAGTTGGTATCAAGACCTGAAATCATCCATGTCAAGCGATGGTTGGAAAACGATGGAGTGGATCATAGACTGGGAACGTAATCATCATTCGTTTGAAGATTTTGAAGAAGCTTCGTCACTTTCAACGATGTATGCTATTTCTGCAGATATTCCGGTTACGGTCATGTCTAGAGGCATTCCACACGTAAGTATACGCCAAACAAAAATGAGTTATGAGGATGTAGACGCTTATACAAACTCTTGGAACCGCTCGCAAGAAAAACTAAAGGCAATTACCAAAAATACGGAGGCTGTTACTATGAAATATGCGTCGCATCTTTTTGATGACACAGATCCATGGATAGTCATTGAGTATATTGAAAAAATGGTTACTAAAGTTAAGGACCAACTTTAA
- a CDS encoding NAD(P)H nitroreductase yields MSVLNFLLERQSFSSLSEPAPCADALNNILAAAMSVPDHGGLNPYQFHIVRGEGLKKLTDVFVEIVKEQGGDDFKLNKASKMAFRAPLIITVATNYKDHPKVPQQEQLITAGCAIYNMQMACVAQGFQGVWRTGHFAYNPKVKQFFKIHSNDDIVGFLYIGTPSKDVPIKKRKDAEDFVHYWE; encoded by the coding sequence ATGTCTGTACTTAATTTCTTACTTGAACGTCAATCTTTTAGTTCGCTTAGCGAACCCGCGCCTTGTGCCGATGCGCTTAATAACATTTTAGCCGCTGCTATGTCGGTACCCGATCACGGTGGGTTAAATCCTTATCAATTTCATATTGTTCGTGGTGAAGGCTTAAAAAAGTTAACCGATGTGTTTGTTGAAATCGTAAAAGAGCAGGGTGGTGATGACTTTAAACTCAATAAAGCCAGTAAGATGGCGTTTAGAGCACCGCTGATCATAACGGTGGCGACCAACTATAAAGACCACCCTAAAGTTCCACAGCAAGAACAGTTAATTACCGCAGGTTGTGCCATTTATAATATGCAAATGGCTTGTGTCGCTCAAGGGTTTCAAGGGGTTTGGCGAACCGGCCATTTTGCTTATAATCCAAAAGTAAAACAATTTTTTAAGATCCACTCTAACGATGACATTGTCGGCTTTTTATACATCGGTACTCCATCAAAAGATGTGCCTATAAAAAAACGCAAAGATGCCGAAGATTTTGTCCACTATTGGGAATAA
- a CDS encoding helix-turn-helix domain-containing protein, translating to MIVKKLRAEKNWSQEQVARFSGLSIRTIQRVESGQSASLETLKSLASVFEVEISTLTEEINVIDKKSEHWKTQPWWFRLWALGVDSRQVQVGLKYLLLAVAIGLTMASYFEPIFTKFSLITMYLLFIQTTCIQYGDKNKSWGYES from the coding sequence ATGATAGTTAAAAAATTAAGAGCTGAAAAAAATTGGTCACAAGAACAAGTTGCTCGGTTTAGTGGTCTTAGCATCAGAACCATTCAACGTGTCGAAAGTGGTCAAAGTGCCAGTTTAGAAACACTCAAATCTCTCGCCTCTGTATTTGAAGTTGAAATATCAACCCTAACAGAGGAAATTAACGTGATAGATAAAAAATCAGAACATTGGAAAACACAGCCTTGGTGGTTTAGATTATGGGCTTTGGGCGTTGACTCTAGGCAAGTTCAAGTGGGGCTTAAGTATTTGCTTTTAGCGGTGGCTATTGGTTTAACCATGGCAAGTTATTTTGAACCAATTTTTACGAAATTTTCGCTCATTACAATGTACTTACTTTTTATTCAAACCACCTGTATTCAGTATGGCGATAAAAATAAATCTTGGGGATATGAGTCTTAA
- a CDS encoding GNAT family N-acetyltransferase, which yields MKNSIVIREAQESDKPFIFEMSPYLAEVAQLEWHSDDAINKMQDNYISQMLVETLTPNTTLIAEFNNVPLGFIHVRTRNDDISGEICGTIPLLAVSPKSQGLGIGKLLMASAEEWAKSLGCRLIHLEVFANNSKANNFYHNLGFKPEMLHMIKTL from the coding sequence ATGAAAAATTCAATTGTAATTAGAGAAGCACAAGAAAGTGATAAGCCGTTTATTTTTGAGATGTCACCATACTTAGCTGAAGTTGCTCAATTAGAATGGCATTCCGATGATGCGATTAATAAAATGCAAGATAATTATATTTCACAGATGCTTGTTGAAACCTTAACCCCAAATACAACGTTGATCGCTGAGTTTAACAATGTTCCCCTAGGCTTTATTCATGTTCGTACACGTAATGATGACATTTCAGGGGAAATTTGTGGCACCATTCCACTTCTGGCGGTGTCACCTAAATCACAAGGCTTGGGTATCGGTAAGCTATTAATGGCATCTGCTGAAGAATGGGCTAAGAGTTTGGGCTGTCGTTTGATACACCTTGAAGTATTTGCAAATAATTCAAAAGCAAATAACTTTTATCATAACCTTGGTTTTAAGCCTGAAATGCTTCATATGATTAAAACTTTGTAG
- a CDS encoding serine hydrolase — protein MIRNSVLVLFLLFSVCSLASNKEDEQSSHSTKLAVIADTIAKQYHQMGWFSGSLLITKDDKEIFLSSYGLQNVEEGINNTSQSRFNLGSIMKDFTKVLVLQQVEAGKLRLSDKLVTFKLGFKQPLADTITIEHILNHSAGFADIFVAEYRENPLAFDTLEKKLNLLINRPLLFNPGSEHQYSNYGYVVLGVILEKITGKPFEELLKNNIFHRAGMALTTFKPFNSHHNQSVRYTYQYDSTLRKVGVTEHPSPDGGIESTVGDVQRFYRALFYTDKILKNSDSLNRRIFAMDGQNWRAYGGGQGVSAAVEVDLTNGYEVVVLANTDNLVAELISGRILSFIKNGEYESIRPLEKNFAFKYYQTKGKQPFAKHFKQAYRESGYKQFIGRTVNELGMELVKTGSWAEAFDMFEYLVALFPNAPQVYDSLAFAYLSKGDKETAKSTFAKSLAIKADFNSEYVSDNYGHNNALK, from the coding sequence ATGATTCGAAATTCAGTTTTAGTGTTATTTTTATTGTTTTCAGTCTGTTCTCTAGCCTCTAATAAAGAAGATGAGCAGAGCAGTCATTCCACCAAACTTGCCGTAATAGCAGACACCATTGCCAAGCAATACCATCAGATGGGGTGGTTTTCAGGGAGTTTGCTGATCACAAAAGATGATAAAGAAATATTCTTATCGTCATATGGATTGCAGAATGTTGAAGAAGGTATAAACAATACGAGTCAAAGCCGTTTTAATCTTGGCTCTATCATGAAAGACTTTACTAAGGTTCTAGTCTTGCAACAAGTTGAGGCGGGTAAGTTAAGATTAAGCGATAAGCTGGTTACCTTTAAATTGGGCTTTAAACAACCTCTTGCCGACACAATCACAATTGAACATATACTAAACCATAGTGCTGGCTTTGCCGATATCTTTGTCGCCGAATATCGCGAAAATCCACTTGCCTTCGATACGCTAGAAAAGAAGCTAAACCTTTTAATAAACAGACCTCTGTTATTTAACCCCGGTTCTGAGCATCAATATTCAAACTATGGGTATGTGGTTTTAGGTGTGATTCTTGAAAAAATCACGGGAAAGCCATTTGAGGAGCTCTTGAAAAACAATATATTCCATCGAGCGGGAATGGCCTTGACCACTTTCAAACCTTTTAATTCTCATCATAATCAGTCGGTTCGATATACCTACCAGTACGACAGTACATTAAGGAAAGTAGGGGTTACTGAACATCCTAGTCCTGATGGCGGTATTGAATCGACTGTTGGGGATGTGCAACGATTCTATCGAGCACTGTTTTATACCGATAAAATATTGAAAAACTCAGACTCTCTTAATCGCAGAATATTTGCAATGGATGGCCAAAATTGGCGGGCATATGGGGGCGGACAGGGCGTCAGTGCGGCGGTAGAAGTTGATCTAACAAATGGTTACGAAGTTGTGGTACTTGCCAACACAGATAACTTAGTCGCTGAGCTCATTTCTGGTCGAATACTGTCGTTTATCAAAAATGGTGAGTATGAATCTATTAGGCCACTGGAAAAAAACTTTGCCTTTAAGTATTACCAAACTAAAGGAAAACAGCCGTTCGCTAAGCACTTTAAACAAGCTTACCGCGAGAGTGGTTATAAGCAATTTATTGGCCGAACAGTCAATGAATTAGGCATGGAACTTGTCAAAACAGGATCGTGGGCAGAGGCCTTTGATATGTTCGAATATTTAGTTGCATTGTTTCCCAATGCACCTCAGGTTTATGACAGCTTAGCGTTTGCCTACTTATCAAAAGGAGATAAGGAGACAGCGAAAAGCACCTTTGCTAAATCCTTAGCAATAAAAGCCGATTTTAATAGCGAATACGTGAGTGATAATTATGGTCATAACAATGCACTTAAGTAA
- a CDS encoding SGNH/GDSL hydrolase family protein, with amino-acid sequence MVNSLKKLALLPLLPVCFIQGKTLRKQVPKLAEPKGERFGHTGNGKPLRLMITGDSAAAGVGVEHQDQALIGQVCQQLSQHFAVQWSLEAKTGATTASTIRHLTKLPECKLDVVVTSIGLNDLTTGKSRTQWLKNLNQLLDLMDSKYQPNLVIISGLPPVGQFPVIPSPLRWFLGFGAQGFNQAMAKLLSKRQNAHYLPIELPTQSKVIPTELMASDGFHPGAKVYQQWAQDICQVIKSRFI; translated from the coding sequence TTGGTTAATTCATTAAAAAAATTGGCTTTGCTACCACTTTTACCTGTGTGTTTTATTCAAGGTAAGACCTTACGTAAACAAGTGCCTAAATTAGCGGAGCCCAAAGGCGAGCGTTTTGGTCATACGGGCAATGGCAAACCATTAAGGCTAATGATCACAGGCGATTCTGCGGCTGCCGGTGTTGGCGTTGAACATCAAGACCAAGCGCTAATTGGCCAAGTATGTCAGCAATTAAGTCAACATTTTGCCGTGCAATGGTCACTCGAAGCGAAAACAGGGGCGACTACCGCATCGACAATTCGTCATTTAACCAAGCTTCCTGAATGCAAATTAGATGTGGTTGTTACGTCAATAGGCTTAAATGATTTAACCACAGGTAAAAGTCGTACACAGTGGTTAAAAAACCTCAATCAATTATTAGATTTAATGGATTCAAAATATCAGCCTAATCTAGTGATCATTAGCGGGCTCCCCCCGGTAGGGCAATTTCCGGTGATCCCAAGTCCACTGCGATGGTTTCTAGGTTTCGGGGCACAGGGTTTTAATCAAGCGATGGCAAAATTGTTAAGCAAACGACAAAACGCGCATTATTTACCGATTGAACTGCCAACGCAAAGTAAGGTGATCCCTACTGAACTTATGGCATCGGATGGATTTCACCCAGGCGCTAAAGTCTATCAGCAGTGGGCACAAGATATTTGCCAAGTCATTAAAAGTCGTTTTATTTAA